One Triticum dicoccoides isolate Atlit2015 ecotype Zavitan chromosome 4B, WEW_v2.0, whole genome shotgun sequence genomic window carries:
- the LOC119295465 gene encoding signal recognition particle 54 kDa protein, chloroplastic-like has product MEATATLTLSSSPAGARRSPARPTVASLHLRRVPTLSFHLRGAQSPAAFRALSSPFPGCRRRRRGSGMVVRAEMFGQLTTGLESAWNKLRGVDRLTKENIAEPMRDIRRALLEADVSVPVARSFIESVTEKAIGTDVIRGVQPEQQLVKVVNDELVQLMGGEVSDLVFAKTGPTVILLAGLQGVGKTTVCAKLAFYLKKMGKSCMLVAADVYRPAAIDQLTILGKKVGVPVYSEGTEAKPSEIAKNGLKEAKSKKTDVVIVDTAGRLQVDKAMMNELKEVKKAVKPTEILLVVDAMTGQEAAALVGAFNVEIGITGAILTKLDGDSRGGAALSIKEVSGKPIKFIGRGERVEDLEPFYPDRMAQRILGMGDVLSFVEQAQQVMNQEDAEELQKKIMSAKFNFNDFLKQTKAIAQMGSFSRIIGMIPGMNKVTPAQIREAEKNVKFMESMINVMTADERERPELLAESRERRRRVAKDAGKTEQQVSQLVSQLFQMRTRMQKMMAGMQGKDTPDMENLAESIKAEEQAAVATGKRRRKYGNLRQRDLDSMRGYRR; this is encoded by the exons ATGGAGGCCACTGCCACACTCACGCTCTCTTCGTCTCCCGCCGGCGCCCGGCGCTCGCCGGCCAGGCCCACCGTGGCCTCCCTTCACCTCCGCCGCGTGCCCACTCTCTCATTCCACCTCCGCGGGGCCCAAAGTCCCGCTGCCTTCCGCGCCCTCTCTTCCCCGTTCCCG GgatgcaggaggaggaggcggggaaGCGGGATGGTTGTGAGGGCGGAGATGTTCGGGCAGCTCACCACCGGGCTGGAGTCCGCGTGGAACAAGCTGCGAGGCGTCG ATCGACTGACAAAGGAGAATATTGCTGAACCGATGCGGGATATTAGAAGAGCACTTTTGGAGGCAGAT GTAAGTGTGCCAGTAGCAAGAAGTTTTATCGAGTCTGTTACTGAAAAGGCTATAGGCACTGATGTGATCCGGGGTGTCCAACCTGAGCAGCAGTTAGTGAAG GTTGTAAATGATGAACTTGTACAACTGATGGGTGGAGAGGTATCAGATTTAGTATTCGCAAAAACTGGCCCAACGGTTATCCTATTGGCAGGTCTGCAAGGTGTTGGGAAAACTACCGTCTGTGCTAAGCTTGCCTTCTATCTGAAAAAGATG GGGAAGAGTTGTATGCTGGTTGCTGCAGATGTTTACAGGCCTGCTGCTATTGACCAACTCACTATTCTGGGTAAAAAG GTTGGTGTACCAGTTTACTCAGAAGGAACGGAAGCAAAACCTTCAGAGATTGCCAAGAATGGTTTGAAAGAAGCAAAGAGCAAGAAGACCGATGTAGTTATAGTGGATACTGCTGGAAGATTGCAG GTAGATAAAGCTATGATGAATGAGTTGAAAGAAGTAAAGAAGGCAGTGAAGCCTACAGAAATTCTTCTTGTGGTTGATGCTATGACTGGCCAAGAAGCTGCAG CATTGGTCGGTGCCTTCAATGTTGAAATTGGTATAACTGGTGCTATACTGACAAAACTGGATGGTGACTCCAGAGGTGGGGCAGCACTAAGTATCAAAGAG GTGTCTGGAAAGCCCATCAAGTTCATAGGCCGTGGAGAACGTGTTGAGGATCTTGAGCCTTTCTATCCAGATCGTATGGCGCAGCGTATCTTGGGAATGGGAGATGTACTTTCATTTGTTGAGCAAGCACAGCAAGTG ATGAATCAAGAAGATGCTGAGGAATTACAGAAGAAGATTATGAGTGCAAAGTTTAACTTCAATGATTTCTTGAAGCAAACAAAAGCTATCGCGCAAATGGGTTCGTTCAGTCGTATAATTGGCATGATTCCAGGCATGAACAAG GTTACTCCAGCGCAAATCCGTGAAGCTGAGAAAAACGTTAAGTTTATGGAGTCAATGATCAATGTGATGACTGCTG ATGAAAGGGAAAGACCAGAGTTACTTGCTGAGTCACGCGAGAGAAGGAGAAGAGTGGCTAAGGACGCTGGAAAGACAGAACAGCAG GTGAGCCAACTAGTATCGCAGCTTTTCCAAATGCGCACTCGAATGCAGAAGATGATGGCTGGCATGCAAGGAAAAGATACACCCGACATGGAAAATCTCGCGGAGTCCATCAAAGCGGAAGAACAG GCTGCCGTGGCTACTGGTAAGCGCAGGAGGAAGTACGGCAACCTGAGGCAGCGGGATCTGGACTCGATGCGCGGTTACCGCAGATGA